A genomic window from Streptomyces sp. NBC_00234 includes:
- a CDS encoding cytochrome c oxidase assembly protein, translating into MDHSGHGMNMDLPPFTLGRGLAFSADPFFLVGCVLALALYGYAVLRLRRRGDSWPVNRTVFFVVGVLSIALVMCTRLNDYGMVMFSVHMVQHMVISMLSPILLLLGAPVTLTLRALPVAGRDRTGPREVLLMLLHSRYMKIITHPVFTIPLFIASLYALYFTPIFDFLMGSKPGHLAMMLHFLAVGLVFFWPIMGIDPGPHRPGYLMRMLELFAGMPFHAFFGIALMMASGPMVETYKNPPASLGIDALSDQNWAGGIAWAFSEIPSVLVLIALVFQWYRSEQRTAKRSDRAADRDGDKELAAYNAYLASLQARGQ; encoded by the coding sequence ATGGACCACAGCGGGCACGGCATGAACATGGATCTGCCGCCGTTCACGCTGGGACGTGGACTGGCTTTTTCCGCGGACCCGTTCTTCCTGGTCGGCTGCGTCCTGGCGCTCGCGCTGTACGGGTACGCCGTGCTCCGCTTGCGCAGACGCGGCGACAGCTGGCCGGTCAACCGGACCGTCTTCTTCGTCGTCGGTGTGCTCTCGATCGCCCTGGTGATGTGCACCAGGCTGAACGACTACGGCATGGTCATGTTCAGCGTGCACATGGTGCAGCACATGGTGATCAGCATGCTGTCGCCGATCCTGCTGCTGCTCGGCGCACCGGTGACGCTGACGCTGCGGGCACTGCCGGTCGCCGGCCGGGACCGGACCGGGCCCCGCGAAGTACTCCTCATGCTGCTGCACAGCCGGTACATGAAGATCATCACGCACCCGGTGTTCACGATCCCGCTCTTCATCGCCAGTCTGTACGCGCTCTACTTCACCCCGATCTTCGACTTCCTGATGGGATCGAAGCCCGGCCATCTGGCGATGATGCTGCACTTCCTCGCCGTGGGCCTGGTGTTCTTCTGGCCGATCATGGGCATCGACCCGGGTCCGCACCGGCCCGGCTACCTGATGCGGATGCTGGAGCTCTTCGCGGGCATGCCGTTCCACGCGTTCTTCGGGATCGCGCTGATGATGGCCAGCGGGCCGATGGTGGAGACGTACAAGAATCCCCCGGCCTCGCTCGGCATCGATGCGCTGAGTGACCAGAACTGGGCGGGCGGTATCGCCTGGGCCTTCAGCGAGATCCCCTCGGTGCTCGTGCTGATCGCGCTGGTCTTCCAGTGGTACCGCTCCGAACAGCGCACCGCGAAGCGCTCGGACCGGGCCGCCGACCGGGACGGCGACAAGGAGCTCGCGGCGTACAACGCGTATCTCGCCTCTTTGCAGGCGCGCGGACAGTAG
- a CDS encoding lysophospholipid acyltransferase family protein codes for MFYYVLKYVVLGPVLRLLFRPRIEGLEHIPDDGAAIVAGNHLSFSDHFLMPAIIKRRITFLAKAEYFTGPGLKGRLTAAFFRSAGQIPVDRSGKDAGQAAIREGLGVLAKGELLGIYPEGTRSHDGRLYKGKVGVAVMAIKAGVPVVPCAMVGTFEIQPPGQVVPRIKQVTIRFGEPLDFSRYAGLEDQKAAIRAVTDEIMYAILGLSGQEYVDEYAAKVKAAQADQPRKFPRLRR; via the coding sequence GTGTTCTATTACGTCCTGAAATACGTTGTGCTGGGGCCAGTGTTGCGCCTGTTGTTCCGGCCGCGGATCGAGGGCCTGGAACACATTCCCGACGACGGGGCGGCCATCGTCGCCGGGAATCACCTGTCGTTCTCCGACCACTTCCTGATGCCGGCGATCATCAAGCGGCGCATCACCTTTCTCGCGAAGGCGGAGTACTTCACGGGGCCCGGTCTCAAGGGCCGTCTGACCGCGGCCTTCTTCCGCAGCGCGGGGCAGATCCCGGTGGACCGTTCCGGCAAGGACGCCGGTCAGGCCGCGATCCGCGAAGGACTCGGTGTCCTGGCCAAGGGCGAGCTGCTGGGGATCTACCCGGAGGGCACCCGCTCGCACGACGGGCGGCTGTACAAGGGCAAGGTCGGGGTCGCCGTGATGGCGATCAAGGCGGGAGTGCCGGTGGTCCCGTGCGCGATGGTCGGCACCTTCGAGATCCAGCCGCCCGGCCAGGTCGTCCCGAGGATCAAGCAGGTCACGATCCGCTTCGGTGAACCGCTGGACTTCTCCCGGTACGCCGGTCTGGAGGACCAGAAGGCGGCGATCCGGGCCGTCACCGACGAGATCATGTACGCGATCCTCGGTCTGTCCGGTCAGGAGTACGTCGACGAGTACGCGGCCAAGGTGAAGGCCGCGCAGGCGGACCAGCCGAGGAAGTTCCCGCGGCTGCGACGCTGA
- a CDS encoding NAD-dependent epimerase/dehydratase family protein: MSRGNAFVLGATGQIGRVAVTALVEDGWEVTAASHGGGRDGTWPDGVRSVRLDRDEEGALTAALGEGCDVLVDMVAYDGAHARQLTGLADRIGSAVVISSGAVYEDDRGRSFDTQDRPDGGPRYPLPIPESLATVAPGDGTYATRKIRLERDLLAAAETLPVTLLRAGAVHGPFCRTPRELYFVKRALDGRARRVLAYGGTSRFHPVHVSNVAELIRLAALRPGTRVLNAADPEAPTVAEIGTAVDEVLGTRTETVLLAGAPAPGGVGETPWSAAHSIVYDMAAAERELGYRPVTGYAESLPETVSWLAGRLDGRDWTDAFPKMARNYGDIFDYAAEDAWLEQYDRGV, from the coding sequence ATGAGCAGAGGAAACGCATTCGTGCTCGGCGCGACGGGACAGATCGGGCGGGTGGCCGTCACGGCCCTCGTCGAGGACGGCTGGGAGGTGACCGCCGCCTCGCACGGCGGCGGCCGGGACGGCACCTGGCCGGACGGGGTGCGCAGCGTCCGCCTCGACCGGGACGAGGAGGGAGCACTCACGGCGGCCCTGGGCGAGGGCTGCGACGTCCTCGTCGACATGGTGGCGTACGACGGCGCGCACGCCCGGCAGCTGACCGGTCTCGCGGACCGGATCGGGTCGGCCGTGGTCATCTCCAGCGGCGCGGTGTACGAGGACGACCGGGGCCGCAGCTTCGACACCCAGGACCGGCCGGACGGCGGCCCGCGGTACCCACTGCCGATCCCCGAGTCCCTCGCCACCGTGGCACCGGGCGACGGTACGTACGCGACGCGCAAGATCCGCCTGGAGCGCGATCTGCTGGCCGCCGCCGAGACCCTGCCGGTGACGCTGCTGCGGGCCGGTGCCGTCCACGGGCCGTTCTGCCGCACTCCGCGCGAGCTGTACTTCGTGAAGCGCGCGCTGGACGGGCGGGCGCGCCGGGTGCTGGCCTACGGGGGCACCAGCCGCTTCCACCCCGTGCACGTCTCGAACGTGGCGGAGCTGATCCGGCTCGCCGCGCTGCGGCCCGGTACCCGTGTGCTGAACGCGGCGGACCCCGAGGCCCCGACGGTCGCCGAGATCGGGACGGCCGTCGACGAGGTGCTCGGCACGCGCACCGAGACCGTACTGCTGGCGGGCGCTCCGGCCCCGGGCGGGGTCGGTGAGACCCCCTGGAGCGCCGCGCACTCCATCGTGTACGACATGGCGGCTGCGGAGCGGGAGCTCGGTTACCGGCCGGTGACCGGCTATGCGGAGTCCCTGCCGGAGACCGTGTCCTGGCTCGCCGGCCGGCTCGACGGCCGGGACTGGACGGACGCGTTCCCGAAGATGGCACGGAACTACGGCGACATCTTCGACTACGCGGCGGAGGACGCCTGGCTGGAGCAGTACGACCGGGGCGTGTGA